A genome region from Cucurbita pepo subsp. pepo cultivar mu-cu-16 chromosome LG02, ASM280686v2, whole genome shotgun sequence includes the following:
- the LOC111786532 gene encoding serine carboxypeptidase-like has product MKTSFSHSCLSFFLLLAISFASATSPNQEQPTLSSTITYPILQAEKLIRDLNLFPKESINIAAENPSFSSSGIVEKSFQFPFIGRKSQGPSVQELGHHAGYYPLPHTKSARMFYLFFESRNSKKDPVVIWLTGGPGCSSELAMFYENGPFQIANNLSLVWNDYGWDKTSNLIYVDQPTGTGFSYTSDDDDIRHDEEGVSNDLYDFLQAFFTEHKEFAANDFYITGESYAGHYIPAFAARVHQGNKEKQGIHINLKGFAIGNGLTNPEIQYKAYTDYALEMGLIGKSDFNSINKLVPGCEKAIKSCGTHGGSACVSSYIICNRIFSRIMDVVGDKNYYDVRKKCIGNLCYDFSNMEKFLNEKSVRNALGVGDMDFVSCSSKVYSAMLMDWMRNLEFGIPALIEDGIKVLVYAGEYDLICNWLGNSRWVHEMNWSGQKAFAASKIVPFLVDGKEAGVLKSHGPLAFLKVHNAGHMVPMDQPKASLQMLQSWMQGKLALDETTHERLAPK; this is encoded by the exons atgaaaacttCTTTCTCTCACAgttgtctttctttctttctgcttcTTGCTATTTCATTTGCATCTGCAACTTCTCCAAACCAAGAGCAGCCAACCTTATCTTCAACAATCACCTATCCAATCCTTCAAGCAGAGAAGCTCATTAGAGACCTCAACTTGTTCCCCAAGGAATCCATAAACATTGCAGCAGAAAACCCTTCATTTTCGTCTTCAGGAATTGTCGAGAAAAGTTTTCAGTTCCCTTTCATTGGAAGAAAAAGTCAAGGCCCTTCCGTTCAAGAACTTGGCCACCATGCTGGCTATTATCCCCTTCCTCATACTAAATCAGCAAG GATGTTCTACTTATTCTTTGAATCAAGAAACAGCAAGAAGGACCCTGTTGTGATATGGTTAACAGGAGGGCCAGGGTGCAGCAGTGAGCTTGCTATGTTCTATGAAAATGGTCCTTTCCAAATTGCAAACAACTTGTCTCTTGTTTGGAATGACTATGGCTGGGATAAG ACATCAAATCTTATTTACGTCGACCAGCCTACTGGAACTGGTTTCAGTTACACTTCCGACGATGATGATATTCGTCACGACGAGGAAGGAGTCAGCAATGATTTGTACGACTTCTTGCAG GCATTTTTTACTGAGCATAAAGAATTTGCTGCAAATGACTTTTACATCACTGGCGAATCGTATGCTGGGCACTACATTCCTGCATTTGCAGCCAGAGTTCACcaaggaaataaagaaaagcaGGGAATCCATATAAATCTTAAG GGTTTTGCAATTGGCAACGGGCTTACTAATCCAGAAATTCAGTATAAAGCATACACTGATTATGCCTTGGAAATGGGATTGATTGGAAAATCTGACTTCAACAGCATAAACAAGTTGGTCCCAGGCTGTGAAAAGGCAATCAAAAGTTGTG GTACTCATGGGGGAAGTGCTTGTGTATCTTCTTATATCATCTGCAACCGGATATTCAGTAGAATCATGGACGTTGTCGGAGACAAAAAC TACTATGATGTTAGAAAGAAATGCATTGGAAATCTTTGTTACGACTTCTCGAACATGGAGAAATTCCTTAACGAAAAATCAGTAAGAAACGCGCTCGGAGTCGGGGATATGGACTTTGTGTCATGCAGCAGCAAGGTGTACAGTGCCATGCTTATGGATTGGATGAGAAATCTTGAGTTTGGCATTCCAGCTCTCATTGAGGATGGAATCAAGGTGTTGGTGTACGCGGGCGAGTATGACCTGATATGCAATTGGCTCG GAAATTCGAGATGGGTTCATGAAATGAACTGGTCTGGTCAGAAAGCATTTGCAGCATCCAAAATTGTTCCATTCTTAGTAGATGGTAAAGAAGCTGGCGTTCTCAAAAGCCATGGTCCTCTTGCGTTCCTCAAG GTCCATAATGCAGGTCATATGGTGCCAATGGATCAGCCAAAGGCTTCGCTTCAAATGCTGCAGAGTTGGATGCAGGGCAAACTTGCCTTGGATGAGACAACACATGAACGACTTGCTCCAAAATGA
- the LOC111785600 gene encoding vacuolar protein sorting-associated protein 24 homolog 1-like encodes MEKMISMLKPKPNPQQQLREWQRKLRQECRNVERQIRDIQREEKNVQKAIKEAAKRNDMVSAKALAIEIVRSKKTVNRLHENKAQLNSISMHLGESVAIARTVGHLSKSAEVMKLVNNLMKAPEMATTMQEFSKEMTKAGVIEEIVNDAVDSALDSEDIEEEIEEEVDKVLSALAGETAAQLPEAVRKEKMKQPARAEVQEEEEAIAEGVDDEEELEEIRARLAKVRS; translated from the exons ATGGAGAAAATGATTAGCATGTTGAAGCCCAAGCCAAATCCGCAGCAGCAGCTGCGGGAATGGCAGCGAAAGCTCCGACAAGAGTGCCGCAACGTCGAACGTCAAATTCGAG ATATacagagagaggagaaaaatgTTCAGAAAGCTATTAAGGAAGCTGCTAAGAGGAATGATATGGTCTCTGCAAAG GCACTTGCCATAGAAATTGTGAGGTCTAAAAAGACTGTGAACCGTCTTCATGAAAATAAGGCGCAGCTTAACTCGATATCCATGCACCTTGGCGAAAGTGTTG CCATTGCGAGAACGGTGGGGCATCTTTCCAAGAGTGCTGAAGTTATGAAGCTTGTTAATAACCTGATGAAGGCGCCAGAAATGGCAACTACAATGCAAGAGTTTAGCAAGGAGATGACCAAG GCTGGGGTGATCGAGGAAATCGTGAATGATGCAGTGGATTCAGCACTAGATTCTGAGGATATAGAAGAGGAGATTGAAGAGGAAGTCGACAAAGTTTTGTCAGCCCTTGCTGGCGAGACTGCTGCACAGCTTCCAGAAGCAGTCAGGAAGGAAAAGATGAAGCAACCAGCTCGTGCCGAAGTCCAGGAAGAG GAAGAAGCAATTGCTGAGGGTGTTGACGATGAGGAAGAACTAGAAGAAATAAGGGCTCGGCTTGCAAAAGTTAGatcataa
- the LOC111789383 gene encoding xyloglucan endotransglucosylase/hydrolase protein 31-like: MAHFLVLLFVFFSCSSALNPPSPGFSPSNQVQSIGFDHGFRNRWGSQHQKVDHGALTIWLDSSSGSGFKSLHRYKSGYFGAAIKLHPGYTAGVITSFYLSNNEDYPGNHDEIDIEFLGTTPGKPYVLQTNVFMRGSGDGNIIGREMRFHLWFDPTQDFHNYAILWTPEEITFLVDDVPIRRYVKKSEATFPIRPMWVYGSIWDASSWATEDGKYKADYRYQPFIGRYNNFKLGGCAVDGAATCRRVSSGPGGRGLSQQQERAMAWVQRNYLMYNYCHDPRRDHTSTPEC; the protein is encoded by the exons ATGGCTCATTTTTTGgttcttctctttgtgttcttctCTTGCAGCTCTGCCCTGAATCCTCCCTCTCCTGGCTTCTCCCCAAGCAACCAAGTTCAATCCATTGGGTTCGATCACGGTTTTCGAAACCGATGGGGCTCTCAACACCAAAAAGTCGACCACGGAGCCTTAACTATCTGGCTCGATAGTTCATCAG GTAGCGGATTCAAATCTCTTCATCGATACAAATCTGGCTACTTCGGAGCCGCCATTAAACTTCATCCTGGCTACACCGCAGGAGTCATTACTTCCTTTTAC CTTTCGAACAATGAAGATTACCCGGGAAATCACGACGAGATCGACATTGAGTTCCTTGGAACGACGCCGGGTAAGCCATATGTTTTACAAACGAATGTGTTCATGAGAGGGAGCGGAGATGGAAATATCATAGGAAGGGAAATGAGGTTCCATCTTTGGTTCGACCCGACTCAAGATTTCCACAACTACGCCATTTTATGGACTCCAGAAGAAATCAC ATTTTTAGTGGACGACGTACCGATTAGAAGGTACGTGAAGAAGAGCGAAGCAACATTTCCAATAAGGCCAATGTGGGTTTACGGGTCGATATGGGATGCGTCGTCGTGGGCGACGGAGGACGGAAAATACAAGGCTGACTATAGATACCAACCGTTTATTGGAAGGTATAACAACTTCAAGCTAGGTGGATGTGCGGTAGACGGGGCGGCGACGTGTCGTCGGGTGAGCAGCGGACCGGGTGGTCGGGGGCTGAGCCAGCAGCAGGAGAGGGCCATGGCGTGGGTGCAGAGAAATTACTTGATGTATAACTATTGCCATGATCCAAGGAGGGATCACACCTCAACTCCTGAGTGTTGA